Proteins from a single region of Bos javanicus breed banteng chromosome 7, ARS-OSU_banteng_1.0, whole genome shotgun sequence:
- the MFSD12 gene encoding major facilitator superfamily domain-containing protein 12 isoform X2 → MGPGPPAAGAGAPLRPLSLVARLSYAVGHFLNDLCASMWFTYLLLYLHSVRAYSSRGAGLLLLLGQVADGLCTPLVGFEADRAAGRCARFGPRKAWHLVGTICVLLSFPFIFSPCLGCGAATPEWAALLYYGPFIVIFQFGWAATQIAHLSLIPELVTNDHEKVELTALRYAFTVVANITVYGAAWLLLHLQGSPHTGPTEDVSDQLGVQDVPVFRNLSLLVVGVGAVFSLLFHLGTREGRRRQVEEPGEHSPLLAPSTTQPLLLWKHWLREPAFYQVGLLYMSTRLIVNLSQTYIAMYLTYSLHLPKRFIATIPLVMYLSGFCSSFLMKPVNKCIGRNMTYFVGLLVILAFAAWVALAEELGMAVYVAAVLLGMGCATILVTSLAMTADLIGPHTHSGAFVYGAMSFSDKVANGLAVMAIQSLHPCSLELCCKACVAFYHWVMVVVTGGVGVAATMALCSLLVWPIRLRRWDPGA, encoded by the exons ATGGGCCCGGGGCCCCCGGCGGCCGGAGCCGGAGCGCCCCTGCGACCGCTGTCCCTGGTCGCGCGGCTGAGCTACGCTGTGGGCCACTTCCTCAATGACCTATGCGCGTCCATGTGGTTCACCTACCTGCTGCTCTACCTGCACTCGGTGCGCGCCTACAGCTCGCGCGGCGCcggcctgctgctactgctcggTCAGGTGGCCGACGGGCTGTGCACACCCCTGGTGGGCTTCGAGGCTGACCGCGCCGCAGGCCGCTGCGCCCGCTTCGGCCCGCGCAAGGCCTGGCACCTGGTCG GCACCATCTGTGTCTTGCTGTCCTTCCCCTTCATCTTCAGCCCCTGCCTGGGCTGCGGGGCCGCCACACCTGAGTGGGCCGCCCTCCTCTACTACGGGCCCTTCATTGTGATCTTCCAGTTCGGCTGGGCTGCTACACAAATCGCCCACCTCAGCCTCATCCCAGAGCTCGTCACCAACGACCACGAGAAGGTGGAGCTCACAGCTCTGAG GTACGCCTTCACTGTGGTGGCCAACATCACCGTCTATGGAGCTGCCTGGCTTCTGCTACACCTGCAGGGCTCTCCCCACACTGGCCCCACTGAGGATGTCAGCGACCAGCTGGGGGTCCAGGATGTGCCAGTGTTCCGG AATCTCTCCCTGCTGGTGGTGGGTGTCGGAGCTGTCTTCTCACTGCTGTTCCACCTGGGCACCAGGGAAGGGCGCCGGCGGCAGGTGGAGGAGCCCGGTGAACACAGCCCCCTGTTGGCTCCCTCTACCACCCAGCCCTTGCTGCTCTGGAAACACTGGCTTCGGGAGCCAGCCTTTTATCAG GTTGGCCTGCTGTACATGAGCACGAGGCTCATTGTGAACCTGTCCCAGACGTACATAGCCATGTACCTCACCTACTCCCTCCACCTGCCCAAG AGGTTCATCGCCACCATCCCGCTGGTGATGTACCTTAGCGGTTTCTgctcctccttcctcatgaagCCAGTGAACAAGTGCATCGGGAGGAAT ATGACCTACTTCGTGGGCCTTCTGGTGATTCTGGCCTTTGCAGCCTGGGTGGCGCTGGCAGAGGAGCTGGGCATGGCTGTGTATGTGGCGGCTGTGTTGCTGGGCATGGGCTGTGCCACCATCCTTGTCACCTCATTGGCCATGACGGCTGACCTCATCGGTCCTCACACG CACAGTGGAGCCTTCGTGTATGGCGCCATGAGCTTCTCGGACAAGGTGGCCAATGGGCTGGCAGTTATGGCCATCCAGAGCCTGCACCCCTGCTC CTTGGAGCTCTGCTGCAAAGCCTGTGTGGCTTTCTACCACTGGGTGATGGTGGTCGTGACGGGTGGTGTGGGCGTGGCCGCCACCATGGCTCTGTGCAGTCTCCTGGTCTGGCCCATCCGCCTTCGGAGAT GGGACCCTGGAGCCTAG
- the MFSD12 gene encoding major facilitator superfamily domain-containing protein 12 isoform X1: MGPGPPAAGAGAPLRPLSLVARLSYAVGHFLNDLCASMWFTYLLLYLHSVRAYSSRGAGLLLLLGQVADGLCTPLVGFEADRAAGRCARFGPRKAWHLVGTICVLLSFPFIFSPCLGCGAATPEWAALLYYGPFIVIFQFGWAATQIAHLSLIPELVTNDHEKVELTALRYAFTVVANITVYGAAWLLLHLQGSPHTGPTEDVSDQLGVQDVPVFRNLSLLVVGVGAVFSLLFHLGTREGRRRQVEEPGEHSPLLAPSTTQPLLLWKHWLREPAFYQVGLLYMSTRLIVNLSQTYIAMYLTYSLHLPKRFIATIPLVMYLSGFCSSFLMKPVNKCIGRNMTYFVGLLVILAFAAWVALAEELGMAVYVAAVLLGMGCATILVTSLAMTADLIGPHTWSLRVWRHELLGQGGQWAGSYGHPEPAPLLLGALLQSLCGFLPLGDGGRDGWCGRGRHHGSVQSPGLAHPPSEMGPWSLALTPLGGPLPFVN; encoded by the exons ATGGGCCCGGGGCCCCCGGCGGCCGGAGCCGGAGCGCCCCTGCGACCGCTGTCCCTGGTCGCGCGGCTGAGCTACGCTGTGGGCCACTTCCTCAATGACCTATGCGCGTCCATGTGGTTCACCTACCTGCTGCTCTACCTGCACTCGGTGCGCGCCTACAGCTCGCGCGGCGCcggcctgctgctactgctcggTCAGGTGGCCGACGGGCTGTGCACACCCCTGGTGGGCTTCGAGGCTGACCGCGCCGCAGGCCGCTGCGCCCGCTTCGGCCCGCGCAAGGCCTGGCACCTGGTCG GCACCATCTGTGTCTTGCTGTCCTTCCCCTTCATCTTCAGCCCCTGCCTGGGCTGCGGGGCCGCCACACCTGAGTGGGCCGCCCTCCTCTACTACGGGCCCTTCATTGTGATCTTCCAGTTCGGCTGGGCTGCTACACAAATCGCCCACCTCAGCCTCATCCCAGAGCTCGTCACCAACGACCACGAGAAGGTGGAGCTCACAGCTCTGAG GTACGCCTTCACTGTGGTGGCCAACATCACCGTCTATGGAGCTGCCTGGCTTCTGCTACACCTGCAGGGCTCTCCCCACACTGGCCCCACTGAGGATGTCAGCGACCAGCTGGGGGTCCAGGATGTGCCAGTGTTCCGG AATCTCTCCCTGCTGGTGGTGGGTGTCGGAGCTGTCTTCTCACTGCTGTTCCACCTGGGCACCAGGGAAGGGCGCCGGCGGCAGGTGGAGGAGCCCGGTGAACACAGCCCCCTGTTGGCTCCCTCTACCACCCAGCCCTTGCTGCTCTGGAAACACTGGCTTCGGGAGCCAGCCTTTTATCAG GTTGGCCTGCTGTACATGAGCACGAGGCTCATTGTGAACCTGTCCCAGACGTACATAGCCATGTACCTCACCTACTCCCTCCACCTGCCCAAG AGGTTCATCGCCACCATCCCGCTGGTGATGTACCTTAGCGGTTTCTgctcctccttcctcatgaagCCAGTGAACAAGTGCATCGGGAGGAAT ATGACCTACTTCGTGGGCCTTCTGGTGATTCTGGCCTTTGCAGCCTGGGTGGCGCTGGCAGAGGAGCTGGGCATGGCTGTGTATGTGGCGGCTGTGTTGCTGGGCATGGGCTGTGCCACCATCCTTGTCACCTCATTGGCCATGACGGCTGACCTCATCGGTCCTCACACG TGGAGCCTTCGTGTATGGCGCCATGAGCTTCTCGGACAAGGTGGCCAATGGGCTGGCAGTTATGGCCATCCAGAGCCTGCACCCCTGCTC CTTGGAGCTCTGCTGCAAAGCCTGTGTGGCTTTCTACCACTGGGTGATGGTGGTCGTGACGGGTGGTGTGGGCGTGGCCGCCACCATGGCTCTGTGCAGTCTCCTGGTCTGGCCCATCCGCCTTCGGAGAT GGGACCCTGGAGCCTAGCCCTGACCCCACTCGGTGGTCCCTTGCCCTTTGTAAATTAA
- the MFSD12 gene encoding major facilitator superfamily domain-containing protein 12 isoform X4: MGPGPPAAGAGAPLRPLSLVARLSYAVGHFLNDLCASMWFTYLLLYLHSVRAYSSRGAGLLLLLGQVADGLCTPLVGFEADRAAGRCARFGPRKAWHLVGTICVLLSFPFIFSPCLGCGAATPEWAALLYYGPFIVIFQFGWAATQIAHLSLIPELVTNDHEKVELTALRYAFTVVANITVYGAAWLLLHLQGSPHTGPTEDVSDQLGVQDVPVFRNLSLLVVGVGAVFSLLFHLGTREGRRRQVEEPGEHSPLLAPSTTQPLLLWKHWLREPAFYQVGLLYMSTRLIVNLSQTYIAMYLTYSLHLPKRFIATIPLVMYLSGFCSSFLMKPVNKCIGRNHSGAFVYGAMSFSDKVANGLAVMAIQSLHPCSLELCCKACVAFYHWVMVVVTGGVGVAATMALCSLLVWPIRLRRWDPGA, translated from the exons ATGGGCCCGGGGCCCCCGGCGGCCGGAGCCGGAGCGCCCCTGCGACCGCTGTCCCTGGTCGCGCGGCTGAGCTACGCTGTGGGCCACTTCCTCAATGACCTATGCGCGTCCATGTGGTTCACCTACCTGCTGCTCTACCTGCACTCGGTGCGCGCCTACAGCTCGCGCGGCGCcggcctgctgctactgctcggTCAGGTGGCCGACGGGCTGTGCACACCCCTGGTGGGCTTCGAGGCTGACCGCGCCGCAGGCCGCTGCGCCCGCTTCGGCCCGCGCAAGGCCTGGCACCTGGTCG GCACCATCTGTGTCTTGCTGTCCTTCCCCTTCATCTTCAGCCCCTGCCTGGGCTGCGGGGCCGCCACACCTGAGTGGGCCGCCCTCCTCTACTACGGGCCCTTCATTGTGATCTTCCAGTTCGGCTGGGCTGCTACACAAATCGCCCACCTCAGCCTCATCCCAGAGCTCGTCACCAACGACCACGAGAAGGTGGAGCTCACAGCTCTGAG GTACGCCTTCACTGTGGTGGCCAACATCACCGTCTATGGAGCTGCCTGGCTTCTGCTACACCTGCAGGGCTCTCCCCACACTGGCCCCACTGAGGATGTCAGCGACCAGCTGGGGGTCCAGGATGTGCCAGTGTTCCGG AATCTCTCCCTGCTGGTGGTGGGTGTCGGAGCTGTCTTCTCACTGCTGTTCCACCTGGGCACCAGGGAAGGGCGCCGGCGGCAGGTGGAGGAGCCCGGTGAACACAGCCCCCTGTTGGCTCCCTCTACCACCCAGCCCTTGCTGCTCTGGAAACACTGGCTTCGGGAGCCAGCCTTTTATCAG GTTGGCCTGCTGTACATGAGCACGAGGCTCATTGTGAACCTGTCCCAGACGTACATAGCCATGTACCTCACCTACTCCCTCCACCTGCCCAAG AGGTTCATCGCCACCATCCCGCTGGTGATGTACCTTAGCGGTTTCTgctcctccttcctcatgaagCCAGTGAACAAGTGCATCGGGAGGAAT CACAGTGGAGCCTTCGTGTATGGCGCCATGAGCTTCTCGGACAAGGTGGCCAATGGGCTGGCAGTTATGGCCATCCAGAGCCTGCACCCCTGCTC CTTGGAGCTCTGCTGCAAAGCCTGTGTGGCTTTCTACCACTGGGTGATGGTGGTCGTGACGGGTGGTGTGGGCGTGGCCGCCACCATGGCTCTGTGCAGTCTCCTGGTCTGGCCCATCCGCCTTCGGAGAT GGGACCCTGGAGCCTAG
- the MFSD12 gene encoding major facilitator superfamily domain-containing protein 12 isoform X3: MGPGPPAAGAGAPLRPLSLVARLSYAVGHFLNDLCASMWFTYLLLYLHSVRAYSSRGAGLLLLLGQVADGLCTPLVGFEADRAAGRCARFGPRKAWHLVGTICVLLSFPFIFSPCLGCGAATPEWAALLYYGPFIVIFQFGWAATQIAHLSLIPELVTNDHEKVELTALRYAFTVVANITVYGAAWLLLHLQGSPHTGPTEDVSDQLGVQDVPVFRNLSLLVVGVGAVFSLLFHLGTREGRRRQVEEPGEHSPLLAPSTTQPLLLWKHWLREPAFYQVGLLYMSTRLIVNLSQTYIAMYLTYSLHLPKRFIATIPLVMYLSGFCSSFLMKPVNKCIGRNWSLRVWRHELLGQGGQWAGSYGHPEPAPLLLGALLQSLCGFLPLGDGGRDGWCGRGRHHGSVQSPGLAHPPSEMGPWSLALTPLGGPLPFVN; the protein is encoded by the exons ATGGGCCCGGGGCCCCCGGCGGCCGGAGCCGGAGCGCCCCTGCGACCGCTGTCCCTGGTCGCGCGGCTGAGCTACGCTGTGGGCCACTTCCTCAATGACCTATGCGCGTCCATGTGGTTCACCTACCTGCTGCTCTACCTGCACTCGGTGCGCGCCTACAGCTCGCGCGGCGCcggcctgctgctactgctcggTCAGGTGGCCGACGGGCTGTGCACACCCCTGGTGGGCTTCGAGGCTGACCGCGCCGCAGGCCGCTGCGCCCGCTTCGGCCCGCGCAAGGCCTGGCACCTGGTCG GCACCATCTGTGTCTTGCTGTCCTTCCCCTTCATCTTCAGCCCCTGCCTGGGCTGCGGGGCCGCCACACCTGAGTGGGCCGCCCTCCTCTACTACGGGCCCTTCATTGTGATCTTCCAGTTCGGCTGGGCTGCTACACAAATCGCCCACCTCAGCCTCATCCCAGAGCTCGTCACCAACGACCACGAGAAGGTGGAGCTCACAGCTCTGAG GTACGCCTTCACTGTGGTGGCCAACATCACCGTCTATGGAGCTGCCTGGCTTCTGCTACACCTGCAGGGCTCTCCCCACACTGGCCCCACTGAGGATGTCAGCGACCAGCTGGGGGTCCAGGATGTGCCAGTGTTCCGG AATCTCTCCCTGCTGGTGGTGGGTGTCGGAGCTGTCTTCTCACTGCTGTTCCACCTGGGCACCAGGGAAGGGCGCCGGCGGCAGGTGGAGGAGCCCGGTGAACACAGCCCCCTGTTGGCTCCCTCTACCACCCAGCCCTTGCTGCTCTGGAAACACTGGCTTCGGGAGCCAGCCTTTTATCAG GTTGGCCTGCTGTACATGAGCACGAGGCTCATTGTGAACCTGTCCCAGACGTACATAGCCATGTACCTCACCTACTCCCTCCACCTGCCCAAG AGGTTCATCGCCACCATCCCGCTGGTGATGTACCTTAGCGGTTTCTgctcctccttcctcatgaagCCAGTGAACAAGTGCATCGGGAGGAAT TGGAGCCTTCGTGTATGGCGCCATGAGCTTCTCGGACAAGGTGGCCAATGGGCTGGCAGTTATGGCCATCCAGAGCCTGCACCCCTGCTC CTTGGAGCTCTGCTGCAAAGCCTGTGTGGCTTTCTACCACTGGGTGATGGTGGTCGTGACGGGTGGTGTGGGCGTGGCCGCCACCATGGCTCTGTGCAGTCTCCTGGTCTGGCCCATCCGCCTTCGGAGAT GGGACCCTGGAGCCTAGCCCTGACCCCACTCGGTGGTCCCTTGCCCTTTGTAAATTAA